The following DNA comes from Triticum aestivum cultivar Chinese Spring chromosome 3D, IWGSC CS RefSeq v2.1, whole genome shotgun sequence.
TTGCCGTCATAGCGCTCGTGAACCTGGAGGCGCTCAAGATCATTAGTCAAGTGATCCGTAGCCCCGGTATCCAGCACCCAAGGAAAGTCGACGGTGTTGGTGGAGGCCGAGTTGGCGGAGCGGGAGTTATGATCCTGATCATAGCGCTtgcggcagtcgtcggcttcatggCCCCAGTTCTTGCAAATTTGGCACCGGGGACGCCAGCGGTTGCGACGCCCACCTCCTCCGCCGGTGTTGCCGGTGTTGCCCCCTCCACCTTGTCGGCCATTGTCGGCATAACCAGCGTTGCGGTCACGGCCGCTGGTGTTGCCGCCATTACCGCCCTGGCGGCTCTGCCCTGGCTGGCCATGTCCATCAGCCGGGCGCCCACCCCCGTGGGAGGGATAGGGATCGGAGTAGGGCGCGCGTCCGCCCGCGCCGTACGAACCCGAACGGGTCACGGCGTTCGCGGAGGGAGACCACCCCTCCACCGCACTCTGTTGTGCCTGCAGCGCCTCGAAGGGCAGAACCAATGAGTAAAAACTGGAGTAGGGCATGGGTGTGTTACTCACGCCCAAGGAGGCGGCGATGGAGTTGTAGGCGGAGCCAAGGCCGGTGAGGATGTGATCGATAAGCTCATCATCGCGGATTGGAGAGCCGGTGGCGGCCATAGTGTCGGCCAGGGCCTTCATCTTGTGCATGTATTCCGCGGCAGACAGATCGTCCTTCCTCAGCGACTGAAGTTGCCGCCGGATGTGGCGGACATTGGCACGGCTCTGGGCGCCGAACATGGCGGCGACGGCAGCCCACACCGCATGCGCCGACTCGCAGCCAATGAGTTGGCATGCAATATCCTCATCCATGGAGGTGAGAAGAAGCCCCTTGACGCGCTGATCTTGAACCCACCATTGGTGGTACTCCGGGTTGGCGACGGTGGTAGTAGCGTCGCCGGTGCCGACAATGAGTGTTTTGGCCGGTGCCGCCTTGGTGCCATCGAGGTGTCCGTGGAGGTTGGCACCGGCAAGAACGGTGCTGGTGATGCCCCCCGAGAGCATGAAGTTGTGACGACCGAGGCGGACGGAGATCGTCGCGACGGCGAGCGCGGCGGGGATCGAGGCGACGGGGGAAGAGACAATGGCGCCGGCGGTTTGGGCGTCGGACATAGCGGCAGACGACATCGCAGCGACGGCGCGGATGGAACAGCGTGCGGCGGCAGCGGAGCAAGCCGAGGCGGCGGTCGCGGAAGATGGCACGCGGAGCAACAGCGATCGGAAGCGGCGGCAGCGTACGggcaaagctagctagctagctagcaagcagcTGGATGGATTCCTAGCGCGTACGTGAAGTAGCAAACGCGGTGGCGACGCGGATGATGGCACGTGCAGCAGCAGCGATTGGAAGCGCGGCGGCTACACGGAGAGAGGattgggcggcggcgcgagggacttGTGGCGGCGGCCCGACCTGGCTGATACCAAGTTAAAACACAggtttagggttttgcgtgggtggttgacatctagcctcacgtctcaatatatagacgatcacaattacaattacATACGTATATAAATACGTGTACAAGGACAATATACTAGACCCTACTTTACAAAGGCCATGCATAATGCCTTGCCAAGTCGCCGACACCGATTGGGGAAATACAGTACAGTATCAAGTAGGAATCCTCGGACCTTTCTGAGAACCAACTAAGGTAGAAACTCCACTAAGCTTTGCGGATTTGAAGAGCATAAGCGATCTGAACCCTCGAGCAACAATCTATCAGGGAGGATACATACAGGGAAACAGCGGCAGACGCTTGATAACCCGTCGATATACAAGAATAATCCTAGGCTTTGTGGACTCTTCTGGAAGAGTGTGTAAACTCGTCGACACCAATGTGGGACGAAGTGAGTCAGGCTGAGGCATTGTGGTTGTATTACTTTGTGGCCACTGAGTTCCTTTTTGGGTTCTGGCTGTACTGGGACATCTTTTTGTTTCACAACGAGAGATTGAGGTGAGTATATGGACATGTAAGCCAAGGTAACCAAGAAGAAATATAGCTATATCTCGTGTTTCCAAGCAAACGGCTCCGAATGATGAAGTGTGTCAGCGTGGTGCTGAAGCAAAGGTCTATTCTGTAATATTTTCCTTTTTTGTTGTTGTAAAAGAACCACAGTGGAGTTTTGCTTCGGTACACCGCCCCATAAAAGTTTCCACGAATCTTAAAGTTACTCAAAAATGCTATCGCCATATTAGCCTGTACATAAAATGTATTGAATAGATTGATTTGGATGCAAAAAGCAAAGTGTTCTTTTGATCCCGAGGTCACGTGCTCCCTGATgacaataaaatccaaaaaatagtacaaaaattaaaaaattatgatATTTTTGTGATAACATTGATGAATGTTTTGACTACCAGAAACATTTTGTGCTGAAATTAGATTCTTGAAGGTTTGGACAAAAAAAACAAATCGATGCTTCAAAATGCTTCCAACAATAATCTTTTCAGAGCATCGATTTTTTTGCCTAGACACCCAAGGATGTCATTTCATCACAAAATTTTCCAGGCAGTTAAAACATTCATCAATGTTTATCACAGAAAAAGAGTTTTCTTGTTTCCTTTTACTATTTTTCTGCTGACTTTACTGTTTATCTGGGAGCATGTGAGCTCGGGTTTAATTTAAATACTCCATATGAACAATTTTTATTTGAAGGTGTAATTTCTGATCTTCTCCTTTAATCTGCACTGAAATCTATAAACTTTTCTAGGGAAATTGTACCGAAGCAGAGTTCATTTTCTGCACATTTTCTGGGCTGGTATTTCCATTATCATGCACCGGTCATCTCATCATAATTTCATTGGACCGGAGAGAAAATCTCGCAAGTCTTGGACAAAATAAGGAGTAGACCAATATTTTTACTCcctttgtttctaaatataagtcttttttaaagATTTCACTATAGGACTACATTTGAATGTATATAGACGTCTGTTAGAgtataggttcactcattttgcttcatatgtattagtttatagtggaatctcttaaaggactatatttagaaacggagggagtacaaatgatAGGAGGCGTATAGGGAGAATTAATTGACAGTGCATGCCCGGTGGACCCTATCCATTGACGTTCTTTAGAATGCATTAGTGTTCACAAATTAATGTCCTTAATCGCTATTAATTCAACATTGAAACGGTTCCTGGTTTGTCGTCTCAAATTCACTATAAAAAGGCTTTTGCCATCTCCTCTGTTCCTCGCAACTCAGAGCGAGCCAGACAAACCAAGTCTTCCTCCTATCAACAGCTAGCTGAAGATGAAGACTGCACACACGCTGCTCCTGGCAGTCGCCTTCCTCGTGTTGGCATCAGGTATTCCTCCTATTACGATGATGCGTCGCTTCATCGACTCGACAGACATTTGTACAGGCTGAAGGCGGACATTTGTACATTATTCATGGCATTggttttttttttctgttcttcTGTAGAGGCTGTGGTGAAGGCGGACAATTGTGCAGCGTCACTTCACAAGACGCCGCTACCGTGTGATCAGGTAGGTTGCCTGCACATTTGCCGCGAGCATGTGAATGGGGAAGGGCACGCGTGCCCTCAGTGCAGTTGGAGTGCTAGTTGCAACTATAATGGATTATGCCGGTGTGATGTCTGCCT
Coding sequences within:
- the LOC123075201 gene encoding uncharacterized protein, whose translation is MKTAHTLLLAVAFLVLASEAVVKADNCAASLHKTPLPCDQVGCLHICREHVNGEGHACPQCSWSASCNYNGLCRCDVCLPPPSAPIQHQQSD